A window of Deltaproteobacteria bacterium contains these coding sequences:
- a CDS encoding Arc family DNA-binding protein: MATIHARNVPDHLYDWLKKSAKSNDRSIAAEVVRIVQEAREQSAERERIRKALARIRANVLKEIRPVGMPNAVDLLREDRDR, encoded by the coding sequence ATGGCGACCATTCACGCGCGAAATGTTCCGGACCATCTCTATGACTGGCTGAAGAAGTCCGCGAAATCGAATGATCGTTCGATCGCCGCGGAGGTCGTACGAATCGTTCAAGAGGCCCGCGAGCAGTCCGCCGAACGCGAACGAATCCGTAAGGCTCTTGCGAGAATTCGCGCCAACGTCTTGAAAGAGATCCGACCGGTGGGCATGCCGAACGCGGTCGACCTGCTTCGGGAAGACCGCGATCGATGA